A stretch of Kyrpidia spormannii DNA encodes these proteins:
- a CDS encoding glycosyltransferase codes for MRVLTMIGAGEFGGAEQHVFDLLRSVKRVEPRLAVFYEGELASRMRAVGVPVRVLSRSPWRAIAEVVDYARAQNIVLLHTHGVRANVIGRLAARRAGVPVVTTVHSVLATDYPDPLKRWLFVGLEHLTRRQTDRFICVSRALRDDLAAGGIPLERLTVIHNGIDTSRFHPDGDAVSLNLPRPLIGTVARMHAAKGYDVLLDAARELVKGGFVGSFVWIGDGPLKTQLARRIQEAGLEERVRIVGYQPDVERWLRAVDIVVLPSLSEGFGLALLEALACGKPVVASRVGGFAEVGEGLAGVRLVSPGDPYTLAAAVDGMVRERVVLPDPDAVASLYSLERMVRSTEEVYAEILAKRSL; via the coding sequence ATGCGGGTGCTCACCATGATCGGCGCGGGGGAGTTCGGCGGCGCGGAACAGCACGTCTTCGACCTGCTGCGAAGCGTCAAGCGGGTGGAGCCGCGCCTGGCCGTCTTCTACGAGGGTGAGTTGGCCTCCCGCATGCGGGCGGTGGGGGTGCCGGTGCGGGTCTTGTCCCGCTCCCCCTGGCGGGCCATCGCCGAGGTGGTGGATTACGCCCGGGCTCAAAACATCGTCCTCCTTCACACTCACGGGGTCCGGGCCAACGTCATCGGCCGCCTGGCGGCCCGAAGAGCGGGCGTGCCGGTGGTTACCACCGTCCACAGCGTGCTTGCGACAGACTATCCCGACCCCCTCAAACGGTGGCTCTTCGTCGGCCTGGAGCACCTGACCCGGCGCCAGACCGACCGATTCATCTGCGTTTCCCGGGCCCTGCGGGACGACCTCGCCGCCGGGGGCATTCCTCTCGAACGTCTCACGGTGATCCACAACGGCATCGACACCTCCCGTTTTCATCCCGACGGCGACGCCGTGTCTCTCAACCTGCCCCGCCCGCTGATTGGCACCGTGGCTCGGATGCACGCCGCCAAGGGCTATGACGTGCTCCTCGATGCCGCCCGGGAGCTGGTCAAGGGGGGCTTTGTCGGCAGCTTTGTTTGGATTGGCGACGGTCCGCTCAAAACGCAGCTCGCCCGCCGCATCCAAGAGGCGGGACTGGAGGAGCGGGTGAGGATCGTCGGCTATCAACCAGACGTCGAGCGATGGCTGCGGGCGGTGGATATCGTTGTGCTCCCGTCTCTCTCCGAAGGCTTTGGCCTGGCGCTGCTTGAGGCTCTGGCGTGTGGCAAGCCGGTTGTGGCCAGCCGGGTGGGAGGCTTCGCCGAAGTGGGCGAGGGGTTGGCGGGAGTGCGCCTGGTGTCCCCGGGGGATCCCTATACCCTTGCCGCTGCGGTGGACGGCATGGTCCGGGAACGGGTGGTCCTCCCCGATCCGGACGCCGTGGCGAGCCTGTACTCGCTAGAGCGCATGGTGAGGAGCACCGAGGAGGTCTACGCCGAAATCCTGGCGAAAAGGTCCCTCTAA
- a CDS encoding AbrB/MazE/SpoVT family DNA-binding domain-containing protein: MRQVRRKVTRIGNSVGITFTKDALRALGLHMGDEVELTVNESNREIIIRKAPSIPLGLDPQFFEVLSAATIWVLGNVVIVG; the protein is encoded by the coding sequence TTGCGCCAAGTACGCCGGAAGGTCACGAGGATCGGCAACAGCGTCGGCATCACGTTCACAAAGGATGCGCTGCGGGCTCTTGGCCTGCACATGGGGGACGAGGTCGAGCTTACGGTCAACGAGTCAAACCGTGAAATCATCATCCGCAAAGCGCCGAGCATTCCGCTGGGGCTTGACCCGCAGTTCTTCGAAGTCTTATCCGCCGCCACAATATGGGTTCTCGGTAATGTTGTAATTGTCGGATGA
- a CDS encoding AbrB/MazE/SpoVT family DNA-binding domain-containing protein, which produces MERIIHPTERGQVTIPKNIREALHISADTPLVIRQEGRRIIIEPVSGLELLTRQLEHEAKTRGISPEELVAEVERVRQELFNKRTDVKQ; this is translated from the coding sequence ATGGAGCGCATTATACATCCAACGGAACGCGGACAGGTAACTATCCCAAAAAATATCCGCGAAGCATTGCATATCTCTGCTGATACTCCGCTCGTTATTCGCCAAGAAGGGAGAAGGATCATCATCGAGCCAGTCTCCGGTCTAGAACTGCTTACTCGTCAACTCGAACACGAAGCGAAAACTCGAGGGATCTCACCGGAGGAATTGGTGGCGGAAGTGGAACGTGTCCGGCAAGAACTTTTTAACAAACGAACCGATGTGAAACAGTAA
- a CDS encoding MerR family DNA-binding transcriptional regulator, whose product MKVSIGRAAKELGVAPETLRRWEAEGKIRVERTPGGHRRYDLASLRGWARKKPEPKERITLAYARASTHDQKGDLERQVELLETFCARKSAMPR is encoded by the coding sequence ATGAAGGTTTCCATTGGTAGAGCCGCCAAAGAGTTGGGAGTTGCCCCGGAGACCCTTCGCCGCTGGGAGGCGGAAGGAAAAATCCGGGTGGAGCGGACGCCGGGCGGGCACCGTCGGTACGACCTGGCCAGCCTTCGCGGGTGGGCCCGCAAGAAACCGGAACCGAAAGAGCGGATCACTCTCGCCTATGCCCGGGCCTCCACTCACGACCAGAAGGGGGATTTGGAACGGCAAGTGGAGTTGCTGGAGACGTTCTGCGCCCGGAAATCCGCGATGCCGAGGTGA
- a CDS encoding type II toxin-antitoxin system RelE family toxin: MAARPQAERAYNPRHRSDCQRSNTRSRKRYPPLQGVSGLCRMRVGDWRLIFTIRTEERIIEIVAVRPRGEAYRRL, encoded by the coding sequence GTGGCGGCTCGACCGCAAGCAGAAAGAGCGTACAATCCGCGCCATCGATCGGATTGCCAAAGATCCAACACCAGGTCCAGGAAAAGATATCCGCCCCTCCAAGGAGTGTCCGGACTCTGTAGGATGCGTGTGGGTGACTGGCGCCTTATTTTCACGATCCGCACCGAGGAACGGATCATTGAGATTGTGGCTGTTCGTCCGCGGGGAGAAGCCTACCGACGGCTCTGA
- a CDS encoding AbrB/MazE/SpoVT family DNA-binding domain-containing protein, translated as MRQSKVTSHGQVTIPKSIRDAIGLEEGDYVIFERVPEGILLRPKKVRLVDPDDTLSLEDQEGYSVVGSRSNSGSTWNGMIYGRSWRSE; from the coding sequence GTGAGACAAAGTAAAGTCACCAGCCACGGTCAGGTGACGATCCCGAAGTCGATCCGAGACGCAATTGGTCTCGAGGAGGGCGACTATGTGATATTTGAACGGGTACCCGAAGGTATTCTGCTGCGGCCAAAAAAGGTGCGACTCGTTGATCCGGATGATACGCTGTCTCTCGAAGATCAGGAAGGGTACAGCGTGGTCGGGAGCAGATCCAACTCGGGGAGTACGTGGAATGGAATGATTTACGGAAGGAGTTGGAGGAGTGAGTGA
- a CDS encoding IS607 family transposase — MKLSDWARQQGISCMTAWRWWKDGKLPVPARQTESGTILVDVPPTREGGRTVVYARVSSHDQRSDLDRQVSRITQWATERDLVVDEVVTEVGSGMNGKCLKLRRILADARVTTIIVEHRDRLARFGVEYLESALAAQGRHIVVVDAGETRDDLVRNMIEVMTSFCARPCGRRGARNRALRAVTAAKKDGKES; from the coding sequence ATGAAACTCTCCGATTGGGCTAGGCAACAAGGAATCTCCTGCATGACCGCTTGGCGTTGGTGGAAAGACGGCAAGCTGCCTGTACCTGCCCGTCAGACCGAATCCGGTACGATCCTGGTGGATGTCCCTCCGACCCGTGAAGGCGGCCGGACGGTCGTGTATGCCCGGGTGTCCTCTCACGACCAGAGGAGTGACTTGGACAGGCAAGTGTCTCGAATCACCCAGTGGGCAACCGAGCGAGATCTCGTCGTGGACGAGGTGGTGACGGAGGTCGGATCGGGGATGAACGGGAAATGTCTAAAGCTCCGGCGTATTTTGGCGGATGCGCGGGTGACGACCATCATTGTGGAACACCGGGATCGACTGGCGAGGTTTGGCGTGGAGTACCTGGAATCTGCACTGGCTGCTCAGGGCCGTCACATTGTGGTGGTGGATGCCGGGGAGACCCGCGACGATCTGGTCCGGAACATGATCGAGGTCATGACATCGTTCTGCGCGCGGCCCTGCGGCCGACGGGGAGCACGGAATCGGGCTTTGCGGGCTGTGACCGCCGCTAAAAAGGACGGGAAAGAATCATGA
- the tnpB gene encoding IS607 family element RNA-guided endonuclease TnpB — translation MKALQAYRFALDPSPHQERMLASHTGARRFAFNWGLALVKERLKARGRGEDVEVPWTLAALRKEWNRQKEQVAPWWRENSKEAYSAGLDGLARGLKAFFDSRSGKRKGRRVGFPKFRKKGRGRESVRFTTGAIRVDDKSHVVLPRIGRVRTHEMTTALLERVQSDRARILSATVSREGGRWFVSFTCEVERDAGRPKRPRDVVGVDAGLKHLAVLSTGEKVPNPQPLRKALRKIARLNRELVRRKRRSRHWEDTRRRLNRAHARVARIRLDAMHKLTHRLATTFGTVVVEDLNVAGMGRNRRLSRAIYDAGLAELRRQLQYKCEWYGSRLVQAPRMYPSSKTCSRCGAIKEFLPLWERVYRCEECGTVMDRDENAAIVTPTQHKRSQRRKMAFDSVQP, via the coding sequence ATGAAGGCGCTTCAGGCGTACCGCTTTGCACTCGATCCTTCGCCGCATCAGGAGAGGATGCTGGCCTCCCACACCGGAGCCCGGCGGTTTGCCTTTAACTGGGGGCTGGCATTGGTGAAAGAGCGTTTGAAGGCCAGAGGACGAGGCGAAGATGTCGAAGTGCCGTGGACCCTTGCCGCCCTTCGGAAGGAGTGGAACCGGCAGAAGGAACAAGTCGCCCCGTGGTGGCGGGAGAATTCCAAGGAAGCGTACTCGGCGGGGCTGGACGGCCTGGCCCGGGGGCTGAAGGCGTTTTTCGACAGCCGGTCCGGGAAGCGGAAGGGGCGTCGGGTGGGGTTTCCGAAGTTCCGGAAGAAGGGCCGGGGTCGGGAATCGGTGCGGTTCACGACGGGAGCGATCCGGGTGGACGACAAAAGCCACGTCGTTTTGCCCCGGATCGGGCGGGTGAGAACGCACGAGATGACCACGGCGCTCTTGGAGCGGGTGCAAAGTGACCGGGCGCGGATCCTGTCGGCGACCGTCTCCCGGGAAGGCGGGCGATGGTTTGTGAGTTTCACCTGCGAAGTGGAGCGGGACGCCGGGCGGCCGAAGCGCCCCCGGGACGTGGTGGGAGTGGACGCCGGGCTGAAACACCTGGCGGTCCTGTCAACGGGGGAGAAGGTGCCGAACCCGCAACCCTTGCGCAAGGCATTGCGAAAGATCGCGCGGTTGAACCGGGAGTTGGTCCGGCGAAAACGCAGAAGCCGACACTGGGAGGATACCCGTCGGCGGCTGAACCGGGCCCACGCGAGGGTGGCGAGAATTCGCTTGGACGCCATGCACAAGCTGACTCACCGGCTGGCGACCACGTTTGGCACCGTCGTGGTGGAAGACCTGAATGTGGCGGGGATGGGGCGGAACCGGCGATTGTCCCGGGCGATCTACGACGCGGGGCTGGCGGAGTTGAGACGGCAGTTGCAGTATAAATGCGAGTGGTACGGGTCCCGTCTTGTCCAGGCCCCCAGGATGTATCCCAGTTCCAAGACCTGCTCCAGGTGTGGGGCGATCAAGGAATTCCTTCCGCTTTGGGAGCGGGTGTATCGGTGTGAAGAGTGCGGGACGGTGATGGACCGGGACGAGAATGCGGCGATAGTTACTCCCACGCAACACAAACGATCGCAACGGCGCAAAATGGCATTCGATTCGGTTCAACCATGA